One genomic region from Nocardia vinacea encodes:
- a CDS encoding ArgK/MeaB family GTPase produces the protein MGTIAELIAAARAGSVRAAGRLLSAVEGPRRDEVLALLDAVPVRVIGVTGPPGAGKSTTIAALVAAYREQGLRVAVLAVDPSSPYSGGALLGDRIRMAQHINDPDVLIRSVATRGHLGGLAAAVPAAIRLLGALGHELILLETVGVGQSEIEIAAIADPTLVILNPGAGDAIQAAKAGLLEVADILVVNKADREGADQTVRDLHQESAAPILTLVAAKGVGIAELVAAIDAHHRTDTHDRRTARARAQILSLAQTRLRTDPALTALADSVAAGQLDAYTAAEQLLTVRISSEIAYTVYENEIST, from the coding sequence ACCATTGCGGAGCTCATCGCCGCCGCGCGGGCCGGATCGGTGCGGGCCGCGGGGCGGTTGCTGAGCGCGGTCGAGGGACCACGGCGCGACGAGGTGCTCGCGCTGCTCGACGCGGTCCCGGTTCGGGTCATCGGGGTCACCGGCCCGCCGGGCGCGGGTAAATCGACCACGATCGCGGCACTGGTCGCCGCCTACCGCGAGCAGGGCCTGCGGGTGGCGGTGCTGGCGGTCGATCCGTCCTCGCCGTACAGCGGTGGCGCGCTGCTGGGTGATCGAATTCGGATGGCGCAGCACATCAATGATCCCGATGTGCTGATCCGGTCGGTGGCCACGCGCGGTCATCTGGGTGGTCTCGCGGCGGCGGTGCCCGCCGCCATCCGATTGCTCGGCGCGCTCGGCCACGAGCTGATCCTGCTCGAAACGGTCGGTGTCGGACAGTCCGAGATCGAGATCGCCGCGATCGCCGACCCCACCCTGGTGATTCTGAATCCCGGTGCGGGAGACGCAATTCAGGCCGCGAAAGCGGGTCTGCTCGAGGTCGCCGACATCCTGGTCGTCAACAAGGCCGACCGAGAGGGCGCCGACCAGACCGTGCGGGATCTGCATCAGGAGTCCGCCGCCCCGATCCTCACCCTGGTCGCGGCCAAGGGCGTCGGCATCGCCGAGTTGGTGGCCGCGATCGACGCACACCACCGCACCGACACGCACGACCGGCGTACCGCGCGAGCGCGCGCACAGATTTTGTCCCTGGCGCAGACCCGCTTGCGGACCGATCCGGCATTGACGGCATTGGCGGACTCGGTCGCGGCGGGACAGTTGGACGCGTACACCGCC